A genomic stretch from Cloacibacterium caeni includes:
- the pnuC gene encoding nicotinamide riboside transporter PnuC — protein sequence MNLYELFLKPYETYTNFQIFLEATAAIFGLLSVYFSIKKNIWVYPTGIISTALYVYILFNFGLLGDAMINVYYTIMSIYGWILWSASSEDNIHVEVSWANFKQWIFATVLFVFSLGLVTLIYYYKPAIDNHFSTENVNLGLHHLDWANWLDVFTTSIFLVGMWLMAKRKIENWIFWMIGDFICIPMMLYKGLGITSVQYLVFTVMAYLGYLEWKKSIKKM from the coding sequence ATGAATTTGTACGAACTTTTTCTCAAACCTTACGAAACCTACACCAATTTTCAGATTTTTCTGGAAGCAACGGCAGCTATTTTCGGGTTGCTGAGTGTCTATTTTTCTATCAAAAAAAACATTTGGGTTTATCCTACAGGTATTATTTCTACGGCGCTTTATGTTTATATACTCTTTAATTTTGGGCTTTTAGGAGATGCAATGATTAATGTGTATTATACGATTATGAGCATTTATGGCTGGATTCTTTGGTCGGCCAGTTCAGAAGATAATATCCACGTAGAAGTTTCGTGGGCAAACTTTAAACAATGGATTTTTGCCACAGTTTTATTTGTCTTCAGTTTAGGATTAGTTACCCTCATTTATTATTATAAACCCGCAATTGACAATCATTTTTCTACCGAAAATGTAAATTTAGGTTTACATCATCTCGATTGGGCAAATTGGCTAGATGTCTTCACCACTTCTATATTTTTAGTAGGAATGTGGCTCATGGCAAAAAGAAAAATAGAAAACTGGATTTTTTGGATGATTGGCGATTTCATTTGCATTCCGATGATGCTCTACAAAGGTCTAGGAATAACTTCGGTGCAATATTTGGTTTTTACAGTAATGGCTTATCTAGGATATTTAGAATGGAAAAAATCAATCAAAAAAATGTAA
- the hemN gene encoding oxygen-independent coproporphyrinogen III oxidase, with product MNSLIDKYNIPGPRYTSYPTVPYWDNDGFTSEQWQKTVIQSFNESNAQEGISIYIHLPFCEQLCTFCACHKRITKQHSVETPYLESVLKEWNLYLELFSQSAISNQQSAEQKAECGKQKAKLKELHLGGGTPTFFSPENLRILLEGIFSTVEIAENPEFSFEGHPNNTTKVHLQTLYDLGFRRCSFGVQDYDAKVQKAINRIQPFENVKNVTEWAREIGYKSVSHDLVFGLPHQTWDAMEFTIRKTLELKPDRLAFYSYAHVPWIKGVGQRGFDENDLPSGEEKRKLYENGKKLLEELGYIEVGMDHFSLEKDDLYQSLIHKKLHRNFMGYTSSNTQLMVGLGMSAISDSWYAFAQNEKSVEEYQKRVEEGIIPVVKGHILNDEDLKLRRHILNLMCQLETTFTPENSFEELPEALKKLQEMQEDGLVEISGNTVKITEKGRVFTRNVAMAFDLRMMRKMPETRLFSMTV from the coding sequence ATGAATTCTTTAATCGATAAATATAATATTCCAGGACCTAGATATACTTCTTATCCTACCGTTCCTTACTGGGACAATGATGGTTTTACTTCTGAACAATGGCAAAAAACTGTTATTCAGTCTTTCAACGAGAGTAATGCTCAAGAAGGAATTTCTATTTACATTCACCTTCCTTTTTGTGAGCAATTGTGTACTTTTTGTGCTTGTCATAAACGCATAACTAAACAACATTCTGTAGAAACACCTTATTTAGAAAGTGTTTTAAAAGAGTGGAATTTGTATTTAGAATTATTTTCGCAATCAGCAATCAGCAATCAGCAATCAGCAGAGCAGAAAGCAGAATGCGGAAAGCAGAAAGCCAAACTAAAAGAACTTCATCTCGGTGGAGGAACTCCTACCTTTTTCTCTCCAGAAAATTTGAGAATTTTACTAGAAGGAATTTTTAGCACCGTAGAAATTGCCGAAAATCCTGAATTTTCTTTTGAAGGTCACCCAAACAATACTACCAAAGTACATTTGCAAACTTTGTATGATTTAGGCTTTAGAAGATGTAGTTTCGGAGTGCAAGATTATGATGCAAAAGTTCAAAAAGCCATCAATAGAATTCAGCCTTTCGAAAATGTGAAAAACGTTACAGAATGGGCTAGAGAAATAGGTTATAAGAGTGTTTCTCACGATTTGGTTTTTGGTTTACCGCACCAAACTTGGGATGCAATGGAATTTACCATCAGAAAGACTTTGGAATTAAAACCAGACAGACTGGCATTTTATTCTTACGCTCACGTTCCGTGGATAAAAGGAGTTGGTCAACGTGGTTTTGACGAAAATGATTTGCCAAGTGGTGAAGAAAAACGTAAACTCTACGAAAATGGCAAAAAACTGTTAGAAGAATTAGGTTATATAGAAGTAGGAATGGACCATTTTTCACTCGAAAAAGATGATTTGTACCAATCTTTAATTCATAAAAAACTCCACCGAAATTTCATGGGATATACTTCAAGTAATACTCAATTGATGGTAGGTTTAGGTATGTCTGCGATTTCGGATTCTTGGTATGCTTTTGCTCAAAACGAAAAATCGGTAGAAGAATATCAAAAAAGAGTAGAAGAGGGAATTATTCCTGTGGTGAAAGGTCACATCTTAAACGATGAAGATTTAAAATTAAGAAGACATATTTTGAATTTAATGTGTCAGTTAGAAACCACTTTTACACCAGAAAATTCTTTTGAAGAATTACCAGAAGCATTGAAAAAATTACAAGAAATGCAAGAAGATGGTTTGGTAGAAATTTCAGGAAATACAGTGAAAATTACCGAAAAAGGTAGAGTTTTTACCAGAAATGTTGCGATGGCTTTTGATTTAAGAATGATGAGAAAGATGCCAGAAACCAGATTGTTTTCGATGACGGTTTAA
- a CDS encoding WD40/YVTN/BNR-like repeat-containing protein, whose protein sequence is MKRLIFTFCLLAHVFLTAQSLEFSALADNYNMSVRAIQIWQNKVYYAATDSKFGYIHLKEPTIRKQMKLSDANLQFRTLAQTDDLFYTVNIESPATFYKITKSTFTAEEVFTDTIKTAFYDAFMFDEKGRGLAISDPRKEGKPHFRIISSKNYKNEGGIMPKYQEGEAHFAASNTNIAMKENTVWIATGGTVSRIFKFSWDKPYFWNVYNTPFVNGKSSTGIYSIDFYDEKFGIAVGGDYTQQSDNVNNIATTSDGGETWQIQASGKNGGYKTCVKIRPKSKGKDIIAVGDQNIEFSSDYGKTWKTISQEKNLYVCEWIDENSLVFAGKNRILKAIFK, encoded by the coding sequence ATGAAAAGATTAATATTCACCTTTTGTTTATTGGCTCATGTTTTTTTGACGGCTCAAAGTCTAGAATTTTCGGCTTTAGCAGATAATTATAACATGAGTGTAAGAGCAATTCAGATTTGGCAAAACAAAGTGTATTACGCTGCTACAGATTCTAAATTTGGATATATTCATTTGAAAGAACCAACGATTAGAAAGCAAATGAAATTATCAGATGCAAATCTTCAATTCAGGACATTGGCACAAACAGACGATTTGTTTTACACTGTAAACATCGAAAGTCCTGCTACTTTTTATAAAATTACCAAAAGTACTTTTACGGCAGAAGAAGTTTTTACCGATACCATAAAAACTGCATTTTATGATGCTTTCATGTTTGATGAAAAGGGAAGAGGATTGGCAATAAGTGACCCAAGAAAAGAAGGAAAACCTCATTTTAGAATTATTTCGAGCAAAAATTATAAAAACGAAGGCGGAATTATGCCGAAATATCAAGAAGGTGAAGCGCATTTTGCAGCGAGCAATACCAATATCGCAATGAAAGAAAATACCGTTTGGATTGCAACAGGAGGAACCGTTTCTAGAATTTTCAAATTCAGTTGGGATAAACCTTATTTTTGGAATGTTTACAATACGCCTTTTGTCAACGGGAAATCGTCTACAGGAATTTATTCTATAGATTTCTATGATGAGAAATTCGGGATTGCAGTAGGCGGTGATTATACCCAACAATCAGATAATGTTAACAATATCGCTACAACTTCAGACGGTGGCGAAACCTGGCAAATTCAAGCTTCTGGAAAAAATGGAGGCTATAAAACATGTGTAAAAATCCGTCCGAAATCTAAAGGAAAAGACATTATTGCGGTTGGAGACCAAAATATAGAATTTTCTAGCGATTATGGAAAAACTTGGAAAACGATTTCACAAGAAAAAAACCTTTACGTTTGTGAATGGATTGATGAAAACAGCCTCGTTTTTGCTGGAAAAAATAGAATTTTAAAAGCAATTTTTAAATAG
- the dapF gene encoding diaminopimelate epimerase, whose protein sequence is MTTLDFYKYQGTGNDFVMIDNRDLSFPKDTEIIKKLCDRRFGIGGDGLILLENAAEGNFKTDFKMVYYNSDGNESTMCGNGGRCIVAFAHFLDIFEDKCTFLAIDGLHEAEMNFGTVKLKMIDVENIKNIDENFELNTGSPHFVKYVENLENFDVYKNGYSIRNSERYAQEGINVNFVEKTAENKIFVRTYERGVEDETYSCGTGVTACSLVYMLQNHVEKVDVKVLGGNLKVYAEKAENGFKNVWLEGPAKQVFKGKINL, encoded by the coding sequence ATGACAACACTAGATTTTTATAAATATCAAGGAACAGGAAACGATTTTGTAATGATAGACAATCGTGACTTGAGTTTCCCAAAAGATACAGAAATCATCAAAAAACTCTGCGACAGACGTTTCGGAATTGGTGGTGATGGACTTATTTTACTAGAAAATGCAGCAGAAGGAAATTTTAAAACAGATTTCAAAATGGTGTATTACAATTCGGACGGAAATGAATCTACCATGTGTGGAAATGGCGGAAGATGTATTGTAGCTTTTGCTCATTTTTTAGACATTTTCGAGGATAAATGTACGTTTCTTGCCATCGATGGTTTACATGAAGCCGAAATGAATTTCGGAACGGTTAAACTGAAAATGATAGATGTAGAAAATATTAAAAACATTGATGAAAATTTTGAACTCAATACGGGTTCTCCTCATTTTGTGAAATATGTAGAAAATTTAGAAAATTTCGATGTTTACAAAAATGGTTATTCCATCAGAAATTCTGAAAGATACGCTCAAGAAGGCATCAATGTAAATTTTGTAGAAAAAACTGCTGAAAATAAAATCTTCGTGAGAACTTATGAACGTGGTGTAGAAGACGAAACTTACAGTTGTGGAACGGGTGTAACTGCCTGTTCACTGGTTTATATGCTTCAAAATCATGTAGAAAAAGTAGACGTAAAAGTTCTGGGCGGAAATCTAAAAGTATATGCAGAAAAAGCAGAAAACGGTTTTAAAAACGTTTGGCTAGAAGGTCCCGCAAAACAAGTTTTCAAAGGAAAAATCAATTTATAA
- a CDS encoding APC family permease, with the protein MSNIWIKKPMEAYEADIKKSQLKRVLGKWSLTAIGIGAIIGGGIFVLTGTGAYYNAGPALALSFVIAGIACVFAALCYAEFASILPVEGSAYAYAYGTVGEIFAWIIGWGLILEYAMGSMTVAVSWSGYFGKLLKMFGLHLPAWLTTDPQTYLAAGNSGFSMNLPAFFIVLIVISILLRGTKGAAKANNFIVVLKVAAIIFVIVAGAFFIDPANWTPFIPEPTVITENGVSHSAYGYAGIIAGASAIFFAYVGFDAVSTQAGEAINPKKDVPFAIIASLLICTLLYILVSLVLTGMMHYSDFNPLGKYPDAIKAPVAYAFDIAGQAWAGYIITIAATVGLISVLMVMIMGQSRIFLGMSKDGLIPKTFSKVNAETGVPRKNLMILGGVISVVAAFTPINDLAHMTSFGTLFAFTMVCVAVWVLRVKQPNLQRNFRVPALPVIATLGILINIYLIINLSIEAQTYSAIWLLFGFVIYFLYSRKNSKLQNGGFGETFKAEQEPLEEIEIDIDNKD; encoded by the coding sequence ATGTCGAATATTTGGATTAAAAAGCCGATGGAAGCTTATGAGGCAGACATCAAAAAGAGTCAGCTGAAGAGAGTTCTCGGAAAATGGAGTTTAACAGCCATAGGAATTGGAGCCATTATTGGTGGTGGTATTTTTGTATTGACAGGAACTGGTGCTTATTATAACGCTGGTCCAGCTCTTGCACTTTCTTTCGTAATTGCGGGAATTGCTTGTGTATTTGCAGCGCTGTGTTACGCAGAATTTGCATCAATTCTACCCGTTGAAGGTTCTGCTTATGCTTATGCTTATGGAACAGTCGGAGAGATTTTCGCATGGATTATTGGATGGGGATTGATACTAGAATACGCAATGGGTTCTATGACGGTGGCGGTTTCTTGGTCAGGATATTTTGGGAAATTGCTCAAAATGTTTGGCTTGCATCTTCCAGCTTGGCTAACTACCGATCCTCAAACATATTTAGCAGCAGGAAACTCAGGTTTTTCCATGAATTTACCAGCGTTTTTCATCGTTTTAATAGTAATTTCTATCTTATTGAGAGGAACTAAAGGTGCTGCTAAAGCAAATAATTTTATTGTAGTGCTAAAAGTAGCTGCGATTATTTTCGTAATTGTAGCAGGTGCATTTTTCATTGATCCAGCTAACTGGACACCTTTTATTCCAGAGCCAACGGTGATTACTGAAAACGGAGTTTCGCATAGTGCTTATGGTTATGCCGGAATTATTGCGGGAGCTTCTGCAATTTTCTTTGCTTACGTAGGTTTTGATGCAGTTTCTACACAAGCTGGTGAAGCAATTAATCCTAAAAAAGATGTACCATTTGCTATTATTGCTTCTTTATTAATTTGTACTTTATTGTATATTTTAGTTTCATTGGTTTTAACAGGGATGATGCATTATTCAGATTTCAATCCACTAGGGAAATATCCAGATGCAATTAAAGCTCCAGTAGCTTATGCGTTTGATATTGCTGGTCAAGCTTGGGCAGGATACATCATCACGATTGCTGCTACAGTAGGTCTTATTTCTGTATTGATGGTAATGATTATGGGACAATCTAGAATTTTCTTAGGAATGTCTAAAGATGGCTTGATTCCTAAAACTTTCTCTAAAGTAAATGCAGAAACAGGTGTTCCAAGAAAAAACTTAATGATTCTTGGAGGAGTTATTTCTGTAGTTGCAGCTTTTACACCTATTAACGATTTAGCACACATGACAAGTTTCGGGACGCTTTTCGCGTTTACGATGGTTTGTGTTGCGGTTTGGGTTTTGAGAGTAAAACAACCAAATCTTCAAAGAAATTTTAGAGTTCCTGCTTTGCCAGTAATTGCAACTTTAGGAATTTTAATTAATATTTATTTGATTATTAATTTAAGTATAGAAGCACAAACGTACTCAGCTATTTGGTTGTTGTTTGGTTTTGTGATTTACTTCTTATACAGTAGAAAAAATTCTAAACTTCAAAATGGTGGTTTCGGTGAAACTTTCAAAGCGGAACAAGAGCCTTTAGAAGAAATAGAAATCGATATTGATAATAAAGATTAA